In Silene latifolia isolate original U9 population chromosome X, ASM4854445v1, whole genome shotgun sequence, the following proteins share a genomic window:
- the LOC141616771 gene encoding pentatricopeptide repeat-containing protein At1g06270-like, with protein MAFITARTLRAHHHHRHRIWPSILEFSTISMNDSLQSVEKSVKLAVANRTYGQIPDILKPAEQSSKNRNPFAFLSSFDTIDRTRVIDDMLQSFMSVRPHTRLKVTYQYLLLHTLQSSKPFPITLAVLQRTLRSGCSPIPQTHLMLSRAWIDHRRECYSVPDILLDMNSIGYRPDSGTCNFIIKSLCNVDELEEAIEVQKGMLRAKCIPDVDSYSSVIAAFCQIRKTDKAIALMKEMVGKMELSPRQGMLVQLAAAFRANKEIWRAAEMIEFLERKASHVGFESYELVVEGCLECKEFILAGKMVMMMTDKGFIPYIKVRQKVVEGLASVGEWQLACTVRRRFAELNS; from the coding sequence ATGGCTTTCATAACAGCGCGAACTTTGAGagctcatcatcatcaccgtcatcgaATTTGGCCTTCCATCCTCGAATTCTCAACTATTTCTATGAATGATTCCCTACAGTCAGTTGAGAAATCAGTCAAATTAGCCGTTGCCAACAGAACATATGGACAAATTCCCGACATCCTTAAACCCGCTGAACAATCTTCCAAGAACCGAAACCCCTTTGCATTCCTGTCCTCTTTCGACACAATTGATAGAACCCGAGTAATTGATGACATGTTGCAATCTTTCATGTCCGTTAGACCCCATACGCGTCTGAAAGTTACCTATCAGTATCTTCTGCTTCACACTCTTCAGAGTTCAAAACCTTTCCCTATTACACTTGCAGTCTTACAACGTACTCTTCGTTCGGGCTGTTCCCCTATTCCTCAGACTCACCTTATGCTTTCCAGAGCTTGGATTGATCACCGACGTGAATGTTACTCAGTGCCCGACATTTTGCTAGACATGAACTCAATCGGGTACCGTCCTGACAGTGGAACATGTAACTTCATTATCAAGTCTCTTTGTAATGTTGATGAGTTAGAGGAAGCGATTGAGGTTCAAAAAGGAATGCTTCGGGCTAAGTGTATTCCTGACGTTGATAGCTACAGTTCTGTCATAGCTGCATTCTGTCAGATTAGAAAGACCGACAAAGCTATCGCATTGATGAAGGAAATGGTAGGGAAGATGGAATTGTCGCCTAGGCAAGGAATGTTGGTGCAACTAGCAGCAGCTTTTCGAGCAAACAAGGAGATATGGCGGGCGGCTGAGATGATCGAGTTCTTAGAGAGGAAGGCTTCTCATGTTGGGTTCGAAAGCTATGAGCTTGTGGTTGAAGGTTGCTTGGAGTGTAAGGAGTTTATTTTGGCaggaaagatggtgatgatgatgacagaTAAAGGGTTTATACCATATATTAAGGTCAGACAGAAGGTAGTTGAGGGGTTGGCTTCAGTTGGTGAGTGGCAGTTAGCATGCACTGTGAGGCGCAGATTTGCGGAATTAAACTCTTAG
- the LOC141616772 gene encoding KDEL-tailed cysteine endopeptidase CEP2-like, giving the protein MITQRPHKTICSFLLLTCILWVTSNTNADILNRPTSYNSTLMETRYRKWMVENKKQYKDIKEWEQHFGIYQSNVQFINYINSQNLSYKLVDNRFADMTNEEFKSVFMGRLTGIGPSDNHALDNTTYHALPKVVDWRKKGAVTSVKNQGSCGGCWAFSAVAAVEGFHKIKTGKLVSLSEQQLVDCDRRQNEGCDGGFMKQAFQYIKRNNGIAAERYYPYKGRNGKCNKAKLKNHAAKITGYKSVTNDNEKRLQAAVAKQPISVAIDAAGSEFQLYKGGIFDGFCGTNLNHGVTIVGYGQKKGKKYWLVKNSWGAGWGEHGYVRMRRDIKRKTGLCGIAMDASYPI; this is encoded by the exons ATGATAACACAACGACCTCACAAGACCATCTGTTCATTTCTTCTACTAACCTGTATCTTGTGGGTCACATCAAATACAAATGCTGATATACTCAATCGACCAACATCCTACAACTCAACACTAATGGAGACGAGGTACAGAAAGTGGATGGTGGAAAATAAAAAGCAATATAAGGACATAAAAGAATGGGAACAACACTTTGGAATCTATCAATCCAATGTCCAGTTCATAAACTATATCAACTCACAGAACCTTTCCTATAAGCTTGTGGACAACAGGTTTGCAGATATGACAAATGAGGAGTTCAAATCGGTTTTCATGGGTCGACTGACAGGAATAGGACCGAGTGACAATCATGCCCTGGACAATACGACCTATCATGCTTTGCCGAAAGTTGTAGACTGGAGAAAGAAAGGTGCAGTTACTTCAGTCAAGAACCAAGGGTCATGTG GAGGCTGTTGGGCATTCTCCGCAGTTGCAGCAGTTGAAGGCTTCCACAAGATTAAAACTGGAAAACTGGTTTCTTTATCAGAGCAACAACTTGTAGACTGTGATCGCCGCCAAAATGAGGGCTGTGATGGGGGCTTCATGAAACAAGCTTTTCAATACATTAAAAGAAATAATGGTATTGCCGCGGAGAGATACTACCCATACAAAGGAAGAAATGGCAAATGTAACAAAGCCAAACTGAAAAATCACGCTGCTAAAATAACAGGTTATAAGTCAGTAACTAATGATAACGAAAAAAGGTTACAAGCCGCAGTTGCCAAGCAGCCGATATCTGTTGCTATTGATGCTGCTGGATCTGAATTTCAGCTATATAAAGGAGGTATATTTGATGGCTTCTGTGGGACAAATCTAAATCATGGTGTAACTATTGTTGGGTATGGACAAAAAAAGGGTAAGAAGTACTGGCTCGTGAAGAACTCGTGGGGTGCAGGTTGGGGAGAACATGGCTATGTAAGAATGAGACGTGATATAAAACGAAAAACTGGTCTTTGTGGAATAGCTATGGATGCCAGTTACCCTATTTAA
- the LOC141616773 gene encoding phosphoethanolamine N-methyltransferase, whose product MAEEREVMKKYWVEHSTELTVESMMLDSQAADLDKEERPEVLSLLPPYEGKSVLELGAGIGRFTGELAKKAGQVVALDFIESVIKQNERINGHYKNVKFMCADVTSPSLNISPNSVDIIFSNWLLMYLSDQEVENLVERMLSWLKPGGFIFFRESCFHQSGDHKRKNNPTHYREPRFYTKVFKESHSKDDSENMYELSLIGCKCIGAYVRSKKNQNQICWLWQKVDSEGDKGFQRFLDTSQYKCSSILRYERVFGSGYVSTGGLETTKEFVSRLDLKPGQKVLDVGCGIGGGDFYMAENFDVDVVGIDLSVNMISFALERAIGLKCAVEFEVADCTKKTYPMHTFDVIYSRDTILHIQDKPALFRSFYNWLKPGGKLLISDYCKSSGQPSPEFATYIKQRGYDLHDVQEYGQMLKDAGFDDVIAEDRTDQFIQVLQRELDAIEKDKNDFIADFSEYDYEDIVGGWKAKLMRSASGEQRWGLFIALKN is encoded by the exons atggcGGAAGAGCGAGAAGTGATGAAGAAATACTGGGTGGAACACTCAACGGAATTGACAGTTGAGTCCATGATGCTTGATTCTCAAGCCGCTGATCTTGATAAAGAAGAGCGCCCTGAG GTACTTTCTCTGCTTCCCCCTTATGAAGGCAAGTCAGTCCTTGAACTCGGTGCAGGCATTGGTCGATTTACTGGTGAATTGGCCAAGAAGGCTGGCCAGGTTGTAGCTCTCGATTTCATTGAAAGTGTTATAAAGCAG AATGAAAGGATAAATGGGCATTACAAAAACGTCAAGTTTATGTGTGCGGACGTTACATCTCCTAGTCTCAACATTTCACCAAACTCTGTTGACATCATATTCTCCAACTGGCTACTCATGTATCTTTCTGACCAAGAG GTTGAAAATTTGGTTGAAAGGATGCTGAGTTGGTTGAAACCAGGAGGATTCATTTTCTTCAGGGAGTCTTGTTTTCATCAATCCGGAGACCACAAGCGTAAAAACAATCCAACTCACTACCGTGAACCCAGGTTCTACACAAAG GTCTTTAAAGAATCACATTCGAAGGACGATTCTGAAAACATGTATGAGCTCTCCCTAATTGGCTGCAAATGCATCGGGGCTTATGTCAGAAGCAAGAAGAATCAAAATCAG ATATGCTGGTTGTGGCAAAAGGTTGACTCTGAGGGTGACAAGGGTTTCCAGCGGTTTTTGGATACTAGCCAGTACAAGTGCAGTAGCATTCTGCGTTATGAGCGTGTATTTGGCTCTGGTTATGTGAGCACCGGAGGACTTG AAACGACTAAAGAGTTCGTATCAAGACTTGACTTGAAGCCTGGCCAGAAAGTCCTGGATGTAGGCTGTGGCATAGGTGGAGGCGATTTTTACATGGCCGAGAACTTTGATGTTGATGTTGTTGGCATTGACCTCTCTGTGAATATGATCTCTTTCGCCCTTGAGCGTGCTATCGGTCTCAAATGTGCTGTTGAGTTTGAGGTGGCAGATTGTACAAAGAAAACTTACCCTATGCACACATTTGATGTAATCTACAGCCGAGATACAATTCTACATATTCAG GACAAACCTGCGCTGTTCAGATCATTCTACAATTGGTTGAAGCCGGGAGGAAAACTTCTGATTAGTGACTACTGCAAGAGCAGTGGCCAGCCTTCTCCTGAATTTGCAACCTATATCAAGCAGAGAGGTTATGATCTCCATGATGTGCAGGAATACGGCCAG ATGCTTAAAGATGCTGGATTTGACGATGTTATTGCGGAGGATAGGACTGATCAG TTCATTCAAGTTCTGCAAAGGGAGCTGGATGCTATTGAGAAAGACAAGAATGACTTCATTGCGGATTTCTCTGAG TATGACTATGAGGACATAGTTGGTGGTTGGAAGGCAAAGTTGATGAGGAGTGCATCAGGCGAGCAACGATGGGGTCTTTTTATCGCCCTAAAGAATTGA